The window CATTCTctttaaaacagattcgtcccctCCTGTATGCGCTTCGAGGATCGTCTTGGATTTTTGTTTCTCAGGATaaaacggaacaaccagcagtgacttagcacgagacaatactatgacgaactgaaaATGTACCTTCACTTTATCACCGTGATTTAACGGAGGCCAAAtggaaagctaacaatatgaaatgcaagagaatgcttgaaagagataagattttcatgtatttgaaatgaggaaaggaacacactatttataagccccaaaatatataccaagagtcatgcaagattaatttTATCTCAAGAATATGAAAAACCAAAAGTCTTCAATTAATTCAAGAATGTGGAAAGACAAAAGACACTTCCACAATAATGAGTCACAACTAACTCAAAATGTGGAGAGTCAAAAAATACTCTCACATTCacgagacataatttttattcaaactctaaatttgattcaaGTTCCCAACCGTTTTAACCAAGGTGGAATAATAATTGGTGCCTAACCTGAAATTCATCAAATACTCGTCCATCATGTGATCCATGGAAGCAATAATCGAGTACGGCAACCAATTTACCACTTCAAGCAAAGCTATTCCAATTGGGAAAAAAAACCTCTACCCACATTCATATACTGGGACGTAAACGAATCCAACCGATCTCTTAATTACGTATTCAAGCATTAGGTTAATATTTTTCTGCTAGTTTGGAGGTCCAGCTAGCCAATTGAAACTTGAAAACATAATTACTATTATCTCGAGTTCGGATTAACTTCAAACACGATTTACTTGGTTCAAATTGTAGCATAATTCGGAACCATGATTTTAAAAAGACTTtacaatcaaaatttcaattgtagtaaaaaaaaaattaacttgcAATAGAACCATAAAGGGAAGCATATAAACCAATAATTGGAACTTTaaattcataataaaatttttgaagtttctgATCACGTACACAaatgtatttaaataattaggagtaggtctcttgtgatacgatctcacgaatctttatctgtgagacaggtcaaccctaccgatattcacaataaaaaattatactcttaacatattttttcacggatgatccaaataagaaatccgtctcacaaaatacgactcgtgagaccatctcacataaatttttatcaATAATCAGATAGTAgggtaacaaaaattgtttaatataaaattaaatattatattatattttaaatcttaatttatttatatatacattaattataaaaatataataaatttcaaatgatatatgaattttaaatttattattaaatattaatttattcatatatacattaattataaaaatataataaatttcaaatgatatatgaattttaaattattattattaagataaaatattagataaatatataattatatttttttaaataataaaaatatatttgaattaaattgaTGGTCCCATACTCCCATCCTTGTGTAAACAAAACTACCCGTACGATATCAAATCCGTGATAATGTAACTTCgttaacaaaatttcaaaattaaaagcCCTCAAGTCACATCTCTCCTTCAGATTTCGACAGGTGTATCGATACCTACATTCTCAGCCGTCGATTACATTGACTAATATACCCTCGAAACGTTTGATATATTCCTTCTTCCGCTGCGAAACAAGGAGATTGCAGACTACAAAAAAAAGGCCTGAGATTTCTTCAATTAATCTGTGTAGGGAATGCGGAGAGATGAGAAGATCTCCGGTTACTAACCTCCAACTGGACGGAAGAAAGGCCAAGAAACCGCTCGTCAGCGGCCGTACTTGCCACCGGAAGCACGTGGAAGATGGTTGAATCCTCCAGCACCACCGCGTTAACCTCAGCCGCTAAGCCTTGCCTCTGTTTATAATAGTTTTTACGTAATATTTTGCTAAAACTGTTCAAATTTAGGGATCGAGCTACCATGGGATCTGAAGAAAAATGCGGGGTGCTGCATGGAAAGTATGAGCTGGGGAGGCTCTTGGGCCACGGCACTTTCGCTAAGGTGTACCACGCGCGGAATTTAAAGACCGGGAAGAGCCTAGCCATCAAAATCGTGGGCAAAGAGAAGGTGATTCGGGTTGGGATGATGGAGCAAGTGAAGCGTGAGATCTCTGTAATGAAAATGATGAAGCATCCGAACATAGTCGAGCTTCACGAAGTGATGGCAAGTAAGACCAAGATTTACTTCGTCATGGAATTGGTTCGTGGAGGTGAATTGTTCGCGAAGATCTCTAAGGGAAAGCTTCGTGAAGAGGTGGCTCGGAACTACTTCCAGCAGTTGATTTCCGCCGTAGATTTCTGCCATAGCCGCGGCGTGTATCACCGTGATCTGAAGCCTGAGAATCTGTTGCTAGATGAAGTGGGGAATCTTAAGGTCACGGATTTTGGACTCAGCGCGTTTTCCGACCACCTCAGACAGGACGGATTGCTGCACACAACTTGCGGCACACCTGCGTATGTTTCTCCTGAGGTGATTGGTAAGAAAGGGTACGACGGTGCGAAGGCCGATATTTGGTCCTGCGGCGTCATTCTATTTGCGTTATTGGCTGGTTATTTGCCTTTCCAGGATGACAATATCGTTGCCATGTACAGGAAGATTTACAGGGGAGATTTCAAATGCTCACCTTGGTTTTCGCCAGAATCCCGCAAATTTATTACGAAAATGCTGGATCCCAATCCCAGTACGAGGATAACCATAGCGAAGATCATGGACTGTTCTTGGTTCAAGAAATCGAATTTCCGGCGATTGAGGACCAAAGAAGAGCAAGAACTCACAGCAGAAGATGAGGCAAATGTTGGAATGGGGAAAGAAGCAGAGACTTTGAATGCTTTCCACATCATTTCCTTATCGGAAGGATTCGATCTTTCGTCCCTCTTCGAGGAGAAGAAAAAGGTCGAAAAAGAAGAATTGAGATTCGCCACAGCAAAACCTGCCAGCAGTGTGATTTCGAAGCTTGAGGAGGTGGCCAAGATGAAGAATTTCAGTATAAAAAAGAGCGATTCTTTTGTTAGATTGCAGGGTTTAGAATGCGGGAGAAAAGGTAAACTTGGAATAGATGCTGACTTCTTCGCCGTGGCGCCGTCTTTTCTGGTGCTGGAGGTGAAAAAATCAAGTGGCGACACTCTTGAATACAATCAATTCTGCAGTAAAGAGCTGAGACCGGCGCTGAAAGACATTGCTTGGACATCAGGCAATTCGACTCTTACTTAAAGTTGGGCTTTGAGGAATTTTATCATGTTATGTTTCAGAATTTAAGTGAATTTGTTGGTGCAATATATTTTGGTTTCCTTCTCTAATTGTGATTCGGATATTCTAATTCACAAGTTCATGCCTTTATCATTGCTACATAAATCTGAGTTCCCTTTTGGAATCATTCTTGTAATTTTCTAGAACTTGCTGAGCATGTTAAAAAGTGTGACAAATTATGTACCCTATCCGTTACAACTTGATGTGCATTTGCAAAATTCTCCCAATTAGTAAGTAATCTGAATCTCTCTTTTAGTACTTGGGCATATAGAGCCAATCGGCTTGGTAGACGTCACTCATATGGATAGTAGTACTCTTATCTACTCGACACATGATATGTGTGTTGAGTGATGAATCATATTCATCGATCCATATATCTTGGTAGAAGCTACTCATATGCATAGTGCTCTCATCTACTTAGCACGCGATACGTGTATGGATTGATAAATCATAGTCACTGGTGGTCCATACATCTTGATATATGCAACTCATATAGATAGTGTCCTCATCTACGCAGCACATGACACGGTTGTTGAGGGATTAATCATAGTCATTGATATATAACAATGGTTGACTGAGTGACAATGATTTTTCCACTCAGCACACCTGTCATGTATTGAGTGGATAAGAACATTGTCAATGTGGATAACATGAACAAAACCGAGTCTACCACGTAGCTCATGAGCACTCCGTAATCATAttcttacataatttttttatacaatggAGTAAAACTATAATCCAAAAGTTTTCGAATAAAGGTTTTGAACGAGAGAGCATTTGCATGGTATAGAAAATAGATAAACTAGTGAAGCTATTCTGAGTCGTTACGTATGAGTTTGACGATTAATTCATGTGAGAGTTTGAAGGAATTTTCCTGGTAACATGATTGGTTTTGTCGTTTTTGTGGTCTTCGTCGTTAATAAATGACACAACCTTAAATCCTACGTTATGCAAAAGACAGATGACACCTGTTCCATAAACCATCAAGTAGAGTTAATGCGTGTGGTTGGTTACACGTAATTTCAGTTGGTGAAAACTGTACGTGAATCTCCTTTCAATGGTTTAAATGTCGACGACTATTGGTAGAGGTAAGGAGTCATTTTCTTTTCAGACTCCGTGAATGATAAGAAACGACGGGATTTGTTGCTGCTACCAATGAgaaattatgataattttttacagagttctttttttttttttttggagaattttttaacatattttattctaaatttaaGATTCTTTATTACAATTCTCAATTATTGTAATTGAGACGGAAATTATTAAACtcattttgtttaataaatgcataatattttctatttatttagtAGGTCTTTTGTGTCAATCCGATACATGTTTaaactgaaaaataatatttataacataaaataatattttttcggaTTAGATTAGAAGTTCgtctcacatgaatttttgtcatatttatatttgatgTAAATCAACAATTTTCTCATATAATCATCAGAATAtacttaataataaaaaatattattagcaAATATTAAAAAGATTAGTAAAAGGTTTCTTGAGTGGAGCTACAagttagttttttattttttgggtaGAGACTATAGAGCTACAAGTTTTTTCAATTCCTCCTTATtgtgtgtattttttttgtagttGAATCGGAATGACACTAGAACAAACATTAACTTCGGATACGATACCATTATCGATGCTTCCATCGTAGCTACAAATATAAAAGCTCAAATATATCATGAAACATGTTGAGTTGATAAATTATGATCGTTTATTCAATCATGATAGATGGACGAGTGACCATAATTCATCCTTCATCATACATCTGTTAGGTAGACGAGAGCATTACACATATGAACAATAGCTACCAAGCAATACATTCAGTGTCATGggtacatacacacacacacatacatacatatatatacattcttttttataattctcgatagactaaagtgaaatttgacaaattatcgaatGAATAAAGTGTTATTTGAATGGTTGAAAAAAAAgtgtttgttgaaataaaaaaaaaattgtaatattggTATCACATAAGAGcaaagttggaagaaaaaattggtgtccaaaaatatcactttttaCTATAAGTATGGATCGAATCGATCCATCTCacagatatccgtctcacaagagacctagaGAATCGCAACATCGAGAATGTCGAAATAATGTTTGTTCTCATTTCATCTTTTAACATCTGATATCAAAAGCAAGAATAACAATAAAGTATCATCGTTTGTCTATTATCTGTAACATATTGATAATCGTTGATATGTATAGAGTgtttatataaacaaatattgtaaatattattggatggcgataattataaaataatacatattataaaaaattgatgTACCTAATCATGTGTATTATtgcgtaaaaaaatatttttttattcttctggGCCACAAATGTTTGCATAACATGTTACTAACCCATAATagaaaatctaatttttttgaaatatataaaataaataaatagcatataaaaattcaaacattatcaaagttttaaatttaggacGAGACTCGTCTATAAAACTTAATCAAAGACTAAAATCTTGCCAGTTAAAAAGAATgaattagtatatatatttaacATGATGGTATTTGTTAACTATTTAATTTGCAAATTGTGGCAATGGACGAAGCATATTGATTCAAGTCGTACATATATCGTTAAAATAGAAAGTAGGTTTATTTGtaacaatatataatttaataagaaaattcatTTAATATTGTGGCGCTTTGTGAAGGGACGATGCATATGCTTTTGACTCTTATATTTGTTGTAAAATAAGTCTCATTTGCCATAATTGAAATTTCAATTCCAAAGCAGGTTTGGCAACTGTCTTCAACTACCATATAAGACTCGGTccttttaaatttgtaaaaagtCTAAAGTTATGCAAatgatgaatatttttttaattatattttgagtAGGTACGATGATTTAAAATACCGCGAAAATATGACATTTGGCATTGGagcaaaagaaacaaaaagGATCATCAAATCATTCTCAATAATAGGTTATTTTACAGAGTACTGCAACATGatatctaacatatcatcttgGAAAAAGAATCAATAAGACAATTTACTTTCATAAAAATGTTAAACTCCTGAGGCCACATTGAGCTCagataggggtgtcaatcgggtggattgggtcgggtttcgggtcaacccgcgaatttttttccaacccgaacccaacccgaacccgaagcaacccgaaaacccccaacccgaacacgaacccgNCCCGCCTAACATGACACTAACCCGAATCCACCCAACCCAAACccaacccgaaaaaccccaaccgaacctgattttttcgtgttgggtcgtgtcgggttgacgggtcgtgtcgcattttgacacccctaagcTCAGACGAGTTCAAAGTCAAGCAAGATTGGATCTATTATTCGAGAAACTCTCTTATCACCGGTCTTCTTCATTCGCAAAACTTTACAACTTGAACTACGATGTGGTGTGGTGTTAATAAATAGAGGGTTCAGATAACAACGAATCGCACATATTCTCGCTCGCTAGTTTGTCACAACTATATACAAGAAATCTAAAATTCTGCTCCTGCCTAACATCCTCGTCATATCATACTATGACAATATAGAAACAACACCACAAATTATACGACCAGACTCTTCATTGTAATGGTACCGTGGGCCAATTTTGATACCACTATGGCATGCCTACATATGAACGAACTGCAAGTAAAACCCGATATACTGGTTCCACTAACAACTACTGCCAGTTATTTTTCCATTTGCTAAACCAAAATCGCCAGAAAAATTTGTCAGAAGAGATTTACAAAAACGTTTTGAATCTCTCACAGACCGGGAAAATTTGTTGATCAACTTTCCCAGAAAATGCCTTCAAAAAGATTACCTTATGTATTTGATTCCAGGAAGGTCATATATTAAAAATCACTGTTTGGAAGTTAGGTTTCGAACTTTCCATTCACAGACCAATGGGGTAATTTTGCTGATCAGCTAGTTTGTGCTAAAGTAAACAGCCAGTTGGTAGAATTCTATCTGGATCGGATAGTCTAGccatatataaacaaaatgtGAAGCATATCCACTAAatgtacattttaaaaaaaggagAGCAACTTCACAAAAAGGTGACGAATAATACAATCCTACAAACATCAAATTGAAAACATAACACGAGTGAATACAAGAAATCAAACCACCCCTCAACTGAGTATGGCGTGAATTGCGAAGAGCAATGGATTTACGCAAATCCTCAAGAACTCAGCAAATCAACACTACTTTATTTGGTCTAAGTTCAAAGCAAGTTCTTTCACATCAAGTTACCAGAATAACCAACAAGTATTCACTCGTATCTTCCTCAAAGGACGGAACCTTAAACCCCTGCCAAATTCAATTCAAGCCCATGAATTTCAACCACCCTAAAAATACTAAATATTATTCTACATTCgctcaaattaaattattttccgaaaaaacaaacaaacaaattctATATCATTGACGGTTAACCATCTCCACAACTCAAAGATCAATATCATATCATTCACTAGATATATGTATCAACAATGCGGTCTCCAACGAGAATGAAATTGCATTGGAACAACTATACAGTTTTATGTTAGCctaaaaaattaacaaagaaCCAACAGTTCCAAAATATTTATCCATGTTAAAGCTAAGAATTCGAGGAGATCAACAAGAACTAGGGGGTTTAAAAGTAGAAGGCTGTGGAAGCGACAACGGACCTCTCCTCGAATCATTATCATCCAAAAGCCTTTGAACCCTCTTCTTTGCACAGTACTGCCTATCGAAATGCTTCACCTACAAGTAAAAAACCTCAAGAAAATCAAGCCAACAATAAACCCTAAAAAAGGAAGAAGAAAGACATCAATTTTCGTATATCGGACACATCACCCAAGTGGGTCTGCATTGTTTCACATATTCCTCTCTAGTTTTCTTGCATTCAACTGGGTAAAGCAGCCCCACCGAAGCGATTTCTGTAGGTTTCTTGTTCGTTTCTTTCTCTAGGCAAGAATAGAAAGCATCACGCGCCTTCAGGACGTCGAACAAACAGCCATAATTAGCATTTCTTTTACTACACATAGAAAATTGAACACGAAATTGAACTGGGGGAACAGAGTAAACGGGAGAATTACCTTGTAGCAAGCTAGCCGAGCTTGCGAAAGAACATCAGTGTGAACTGTATCAGAGGCCTGCGATGCGTACGCTTCCAACGCCATTTTTCTTCTCGCCCAACTCCCCGTTGTGTTAATGTGCAGAAGACGGTGAATATGTATGGGCCGGAGACGATATTCTTAAGGCCCATTAATCATGTCGAACCATTTAGGCCCACTATAAACTTCGatcctaaataaatttatgTCATAATCCACAGGATTAAGTGTTAAAaatcttatttaaaaatttcgaaTGAATTAAAATTGATACTATTTTCATATTCAATCTCATATAATAGtaatattaattttctttttacttttaactttttatttttcagaataATTTTTTGTGTGGTAATTatataatcatgtaataaaaaaattcaaaactttagataaagataaagaaatattgtaaaaatttgaaaatttttgaaaaatggatTGAGagcttttataattttaaagtgGCATCTTTTGTAGTtcaaaattttttgtatttgaaaatattgaataaaatatttatatgatattgtttttaaataaaaatagaccaaattttataatttgagaGGGATATTTTGCTAAAAATTATAAGttctatataaatataattaatttaatatattattatttgattttaatattgTAAGATGTCTACAAGTGCTTTTGTAAATATGTTTTAGAAAAAGATTTTTAGAGTCGATTGCCATACAATACATATGTCTATACTTCTATACtatctattatatatactaTAAAATCAAGGTTGAGAAgtgtaattataaatattaaaatataccaaaaataccactgtaaatttattaaaagttctccatttttatttagtatacaatatcataaaaacatattttagtaatttttaaattatcggtaaataaaattatggactTATCAAAATCTTTTTGAACTATAAaatatgaagaagaaaaaaaaatcgttatttcgaaaataaaaaatttatcatatttaaacaattatttcaaatttacaaGAAAGTAACAcctacatatatatttaattttttgatgtTATGATGATATACGCACGTTTCCTTTTTTCCTTCCCGCAGCAATTGTAGTTGTCttctttgattttaattttggcACATTAATTGTGGCTTTCCAAATGATGCAGCCAATTACATTTATTGCACACACtactaatttatatatttaaaattgatgATTTTCCTAGAATATTTGGATTAGGTTCGACAAAGTCCAACGTAAGTGATTTTCGTATTCACCTGCTAtagatttattatatttaacgCTTATTTTCCTTATCAAATAACGTACAAGGAAGGTTAAAACCAAAGTCCCCCCGTTCAACGTTTGTTTTGTACAActctttaaatatgcaatatttatttatattaaaactgATATTTCCTAAAAATTAGGAAAAGTTTGAAGTTAGGTTTGGTGGAGGCGACCACGTCATTAAATTAACGAGGCCGCAGAATGAACATTGTTTGTGGGACTTCAGTTTACGGCGGTAATACGAACGTGGAATATCAAAGAAACCAATCCGGACTCGACAagattcataattaattattcgtCTTTCAAGATTCCAACGCCTTTTGTTGACATTATATGCTCCGTTCCCTCTCTCATGAAAGGAACTAGGAATCAAGAAAAAGCCAAAACGATCAAGAATTTGTACCAAGTtggtgtttttttattatttaaaataaaaatcagcgCATTAAACCGGTAAGGGGTTAGCAGACATACCCAAGAACCCTAATGGCGTGGTCAGATCGAGGTTGTTCTCAGAATGGAGCGATATTTGTGGCAAAGTGTCTCAGAATCAACTCCCGAAAAGGGTTTCTTATTTTGTTGTCTGGCAAATTCGTGCAGTCGAATCTGGCAAGAAAAATCACGGGTTCTGGAGTTTCTTGGTACTGTAATAAGTAGAGATGGTTCGGACTTGACAGAAGAGAGTGAGCATTCGCTGGCAATTGTATAGATGTTTATACTTTTGACTATGCGTGTGCTCACTTCTTTTCCGTCAATTTCCTTCtctattcttttcttttttctcgtATGgtggaaaatatatatatatatatatacacacgttTACTGCCATTTTCTTGTTAATTCAATCCATCATATGTCGTATAAAAGCTGgaaaaagttgagaaaaatatagaaataaaaTTGTTGTACATTAGAACAGACTTAGCCACTTAATATTTATTATCACATACAAAAAACAGTTTTctttttggttttaaaaaattatattttaaataatgttaTCCCAAAATGATGGAACCCCGAAGCGTGACTTTTGATGTTGCATTGGGAGAAGGACGAGATGGTATGAAGAAGGTACGCCTGGTTACTGTTCTTGTTTTAACAGAAATAAACTTGTTGTTTTTCTAGTACTAGGGCAatcttttgaattaaaaactccaATTTTAAGTAAATACGAAACTTATGGCTTATCTTTTTCACGTTATCTCGAGTTTTATCCTTTTTTCTGCATCTGAAAAGAGATACGGTGATGTGATAAGTTGAAtcccttcttcttcttcttttcttttttacctTGC of the Primulina huaijiensis isolate GDHJ02 chromosome 1, ASM1229523v2, whole genome shotgun sequence genome contains:
- the LOC140983909 gene encoding CBL-interacting serine/threonine-protein kinase 6-like — encoded protein: MGSEEKCGVLHGKYELGRLLGHGTFAKVYHARNLKTGKSLAIKIVGKEKVIRVGMMEQVKREISVMKMMKHPNIVELHEVMASKTKIYFVMELVRGGELFAKISKGKLREEVARNYFQQLISAVDFCHSRGVYHRDLKPENLLLDEVGNLKVTDFGLSAFSDHLRQDGLLHTTCGTPAYVSPEVIGKKGYDGAKADIWSCGVILFALLAGYLPFQDDNIVAMYRKIYRGDFKCSPWFSPESRKFITKMLDPNPSTRITIAKIMDCSWFKKSNFRRLRTKEEQELTAEDEANVGMGKEAETLNAFHIISLSEGFDLSSLFEEKKKVEKEELRFATAKPASSVISKLEEVAKMKNFSIKKSDSFVRLQGLECGRKGKLGIDADFFAVAPSFLVLEVKKSSGDTLEYNQFCSKELRPALKDIAWTSGNSTLT
- the LOC140959800 gene encoding uncharacterized protein isoform X2, which translates into the protein MALEAYASQASDTVHTDVLSQARLACYKARDAFYSCLEKETNKKPTEIASVGLLYPVECKKTREEYVKQCRPTWVKHFDRQYCAKKRVQRLLDDNDSRRGV
- the LOC140959800 gene encoding uncharacterized protein isoform X1, with protein sequence MALEAYASQASDTVHTDVLSQARLACYKARDAFYSCLEKETNKKPTEIASVGLLYPVECKKTREEYVKQCRPTWVKHFDRQYCAKKRVQRLLDDNDSRRGPLSLPQPSTFKPPSSC